The Caldalkalibacillus thermarum nucleotide sequence CAAAGTGTGGGCGCCGCCTAAGCCGGAAGGCGGTAAGCTGTTGGCAGGGTCACCGGAGGAGCAGGTTAAGCAGATCGTCTCCATTGTGCTGGAAAAGAAAGAGCTGTTCCAAGACAAGGGGGGAGTGCAATGAACTTTGCCGATTACAAGGGGATTTGGGTGTATATCGAGGAGAAAGAGGGCAGCATCGCCCCTGTTTCTCTGGAGCTGTTGGGAGCAGGCCGACAGCTGGCCGACAAACGGGGCGTAGAACTGGCCGGTGTCTTAATCGGCCATGGTGTCAAACATTTGGCCCAAACGTTGTTTGAGTATGGAGCCGATACGGTCTACGTCTATGATGCTCCCATTTTTGATCATTACCGCACAGAACCGTATATGTACGCCTTATTGGACTGCTGCCGGAAGTATAAACCGGAGGTGATCCTGTATGGTGCAACCCCTACGGGTAAAGATTTAGCCAGCGCTGTGGCGACCGACTTGCCTACAGGTCTCACGGCGGACACAACCATGTTGGACATTGAGGAAGATACGGGATTGCTTTTGGCCAGCCGGCCCGCTTTTGGCGGAAATATTATGGCCACGATTTTGTGTAAAAAATACCGTCCCCAAATGGCTACGGTGCGCCCAAAAGTGATGACAGCCCTCCAACCCCAACCGGGACGTACGGGAAAACTGGTTGAAGAAAGCATTCTGCTCCGGGAAGAGGATGTGCGCACCAAAGTGCTGGAAGTTGTGCGGGAGACCACCAAAAAAGTGCGCATTGACGAAGCAGACATTATCGTCGCCGGTGGCAAAGGCATGGGCAGCAAGGAAGGTTTTCAATTGATCCACCTGCTGGCTGAGGTCTTAGGGGCCGCTGTGGGAGCCAGCCGGGATGTGGTGGAGGCAGGCTGGATCGGTCATCAGCATCAGGTGGGCCAAACCGGAGTAACAGTGACGCCCAAAATCTATTTTGCCATCGGCATCTCCGGGGCCATCCAGCACCTGGTGGGTATGCAAAATTCGGGCTTAATTATCGCTATTAACAAAGACCCCAATGCCCCCATTTTCCAAGCGTGCCATTACGGCATTGTAGGCGACGCGTTTGAGATTGTCCCCTTATTAATCGAACACTTTAAGCAAGCCTTGTCCCACATGAACGAAGCCGTGCAGACAGAGGAGGAGGTACGCCATGCCTGAAAAATTTGATTGTATTGTGGTGGGCGCCGGTCCAGCGGGAACCTCTTGTGCCTATGAGCTGGCCAAAGCAGGAGTGAACGTGTTGCTTTTGGAACGGGGAGAATACCCGGGCTCAAAGAACGTGATGGGCGGTGTCTTGTACCGCAAAATGATGGAAGATATTATCCCTGGTTTTCACAAGGAAGCGCCTCTGGAGCGGCCCGTCGTCGAGCAGCGCTTTATGCTGATGGATAAAGAATCAGCTCTGGCTTTCAGCTACAAAGGGCTGGAATGGGCCCGCGAGCCTTATAACAACTTTACCGTGCTCAGAGCCAAATTTGACCAGTGGTTTGCCCAAAAAGCGGTGGAGCAGGGCGCCTTGCTGGTCTGTGAAACGGTCGCTTTGGAATGCATTGTTGAAGATGGCCGGGTGGTTGGGGTCAGAACGGACCGTCCCGATGGAGACGTGTATGCCGATGTGGTGGTGCTGGCTGACGGGGTCAACTCCCTTTTGGCCAAGCAACTTGGTTTTCATAAAGAATGGCGGCCTAATGAAGTGGCCCTGGCCACGATGGAAATTTTGAAACTGGATAAGAAAGTGATTGAAGACCGCTTTAATTTGGAACCTGACCAGGGGTGCACGATTGAAATGTTTGGGGATGCCACCAAAGGCATTCTGGGCACCGGGTTTTTGTACACCAACAAAGATACTTTAAGCATAGGCGTTGGCACGTTACTTTCCGGCCTGATCAAACATAAGATAAAACCATACGAACTGTTGGAGTATGTTAAAAACCATCCCATGATCCGCCCCTACATCCAGGGCAGTGAGCCTGTGGAATATTTGGCTCATCTCATCCCTGAGGGGGGCTACCGTTCCATGCCCAAGGTGGTTGGGCACGGGGTGCTGGTCGTCGGGGATGCGGCCCAGCTGGTTAATGCCATTCACCGGGAAGGCTCTAATCTGGCCATGACTTCTGGCCGTCTGGCTGCGGAAACCATTATCATGGGCAAGGAATACAATGATTTTTCTGAGAACATGCTGGACCATTACCGCGTCAAGCTGATGGAAAGTTTTGTGGGCCAGGACATGAAAAAATACAAAGATACAACCCATCACTTTGATAAATTTCCCCAATATTTCGAACGCTATATTCCCATGCTGAACCGGGCGGCCAGCCAAATGTTTACGGTTGATGGCCTGTCCAAATGGGAAAAGCAGAAAAAAATTTGGCGTGACATCGGCTCAGCAGGTGAAAAAATGAAACTTGCCCGGGATGTGATCCGGGCCTTGAGGGTGATGAAATAATGGCTGAAGCGGCCAGAAAAATCTCTCTGGAGGGTGCCAGGGAGACGGCCAAAGGGCAAACCATTGAGGAAAAACAGTATCTGGTCCGGTTCAATGCGGACACCAAATCCCACCTGCATGTCCTTGACCCGGAGATCTGTATGACCAAATGTCCGGACAAAATCTGTACCATTTTTTGCCCGGCAGATGTGTACAAATGGGAAGAGGTCCGCATGCATGTGGGGTATGAAGGGTGTCATGAATGCGGCAGCTGCCGCATCGGTTGTCCTTACCAAAATATAAAGTGGGAATATCCCAAGGGCGGTCATGGGATCGTCTTCCGCTTAGGGTGAACATGATGTTCAAAATTGGTGACTGTGTAATTTACGCCTTGGATGGGGCCAGAGGGGTTGTGCTGGGTATGAACAACCATTCCTGCCACGTGATCTGGGAAGACTATTTTGTCAGTTGGGAAAAGATGGAGCTGCTGACGGTGGATGATGAGCTGACGAAGAAGCAAAAAATTGCCGTTCCTAAGCGCACGCCGACTTAAATGTTCTCTTCTGTCCAACTGGAGGCTTTCATTTCAAATACATGTGTCTTGATTTTTAAAATAGATTGATATAGAATAAGAATTAACATTGTATGCGTTTTCTTTTTAAACATATATCGGAACAACATTCCGTATATCGGAATAATCGATCCCTATATGTTTGATTAAACTAATATAATCAACATGATTCACTCTAGCACACGACAAAGAAGATTGAGGTGGAAGAGGATTGGCATTAGACGTTGTCACATTTGGTGAGACAATGGTGTTATTTAGTTCAGACCGGCCAGTGCCCCTTGAGTATACCCATCAGTTTTACAAACAGATTGGCGGGGCTGAGTCCAATGTGGCCATTGGTTTGGCGCGGTTGGGACATCAAGTGGGCTGGTTCAGCAAGTTGGGCAAAGACCCGTTTGGCCGCTTCATTGAGAAGTTTATCCGGGGGGAAGGGGTCGATACGAGCCGGTGCATGTATACCGACCAGGCCCCCACTGCCGTGTTTTTTAAGGAAAAATTAAATCCCAAAAACATTAATGTCTACTATTACCGTAAAGGTTCAGCAGCCAGTCTGCTGCGAGCGGATGATCTGGATGAAGCATACATCACTTCAGCCAAAATGCTTCATCTGTCCGGTATTACTCCTGCGCTGGGCTCATCGGCGAAGGAAACGGTGTATAGAGCAATTGAGATGGCCAAGGCAAAGGGCGTCAAGGTTGTGTTTGACCCCAACATCCGTCTGAAGTTATGGTCCCTAGAGGAATCCAAGCCTGTATTGCTGGATTTGATCCGCCAAGCTGACATTGTTTTGCCTGGTGTGGAAGAGGGACAGCTCATAACAGGAGAAGAAGAGCCTGAAAAGATTGTTGACGCATTGCGTGCCCATGGGCAGCAAATCTTCGTTGTCAAGATGGGAGCAAGGGGTGCCTATTACGATAACGGCCAGGAAAAGGGTTATGTTCCAGGCTTTAAAGCGGAAGTGGTTGATCCCGTTGGCGCTGGTGACGGATTTGCCGCCGGCGTAATCAGCGGGCTGCTTCGTGGCTGGACCATGCAGGAGGCGGTGCGGCTGGGTAATGCTGTAGGGGCCATGGTGGTGGGTGTCAGCGGTGATGTGGAAGGCTTGCCCTATTGGCATGAAGTTGAGCAGATGCTATATAACAACGGCACAAGGCAAGATGTTATGCGTTAAAAAAGGTATTCAACATTCAAGCACTGGACCCAAATCTAGGTAAAGGAGAAGGTAGAGATGAGAAAGGAGCAGGCGTTACAACAGTTATTGGAGAACGGGCTCGTTGTGGTCGTTCGACGTCCCCCTTTTAGAGAAGTGGAGGCTATTGCCCAAGCCTTGGTGGACGGCGGTGTCCAAGCCCTTGAAATTACCTTTGATTCTGAGGATGCTCCACAGATGATTGACAAACTGAAAAGCAGATTTGGAGATGAGGTGCTTGTCGGGGCTGGCACAGTACTGTCAGTGGAGCAGGTTAAACAAGCAGTTGCTTGTGGTGTTGATTTTGTGTTCT carries:
- a CDS encoding FAD-dependent oxidoreductase; this encodes MPEKFDCIVVGAGPAGTSCAYELAKAGVNVLLLERGEYPGSKNVMGGVLYRKMMEDIIPGFHKEAPLERPVVEQRFMLMDKESALAFSYKGLEWAREPYNNFTVLRAKFDQWFAQKAVEQGALLVCETVALECIVEDGRVVGVRTDRPDGDVYADVVVLADGVNSLLAKQLGFHKEWRPNEVALATMEILKLDKKVIEDRFNLEPDQGCTIEMFGDATKGILGTGFLYTNKDTLSIGVGTLLSGLIKHKIKPYELLEYVKNHPMIRPYIQGSEPVEYLAHLIPEGGYRSMPKVVGHGVLVVGDAAQLVNAIHREGSNLAMTSGRLAAETIIMGKEYNDFSENMLDHYRVKLMESFVGQDMKKYKDTTHHFDKFPQYFERYIPMLNRAASQMFTVDGLSKWEKQKKIWRDIGSAGEKMKLARDVIRALRVMK
- a CDS encoding electron transfer flavoprotein subunit alpha/FixB family protein; the protein is MNFADYKGIWVYIEEKEGSIAPVSLELLGAGRQLADKRGVELAGVLIGHGVKHLAQTLFEYGADTVYVYDAPIFDHYRTEPYMYALLDCCRKYKPEVILYGATPTGKDLASAVATDLPTGLTADTTMLDIEEDTGLLLASRPAFGGNIMATILCKKYRPQMATVRPKVMTALQPQPGRTGKLVEESILLREEDVRTKVLEVVRETTKKVRIDEADIIVAGGKGMGSKEGFQLIHLLAEVLGAAVGASRDVVEAGWIGHQHQVGQTGVTVTPKIYFAIGISGAIQHLVGMQNSGLIIAINKDPNAPIFQACHYGIVGDAFEIVPLLIEHFKQALSHMNEAVQTEEEVRHA
- a CDS encoding ferredoxin family protein, encoding MAEAARKISLEGARETAKGQTIEEKQYLVRFNADTKSHLHVLDPEICMTKCPDKICTIFCPADVYKWEEVRMHVGYEGCHECGSCRIGCPYQNIKWEYPKGGHGIVFRLG
- a CDS encoding sugar kinase; translated protein: MALDVVTFGETMVLFSSDRPVPLEYTHQFYKQIGGAESNVAIGLARLGHQVGWFSKLGKDPFGRFIEKFIRGEGVDTSRCMYTDQAPTAVFFKEKLNPKNINVYYYRKGSAASLLRADDLDEAYITSAKMLHLSGITPALGSSAKETVYRAIEMAKAKGVKVVFDPNIRLKLWSLEESKPVLLDLIRQADIVLPGVEEGQLITGEEEPEKIVDALRAHGQQIFVVKMGARGAYYDNGQEKGYVPGFKAEVVDPVGAGDGFAAGVISGLLRGWTMQEAVRLGNAVGAMVVGVSGDVEGLPYWHEVEQMLYNNGTRQDVMR